One Streptococcus gallolyticus subsp. gallolyticus DSM 16831 DNA window includes the following coding sequences:
- the ruvB gene encoding Holliday junction branch migration DNA helicase RuvB, translated as MSRILDNDIMGDEEFAERTLRPQFFKEYIGQDKVKNQLKIFIEAAKLRDESLDHVLLFGPPGLGKTTMAFVIANELGVNLKQTSGPAIEKAGDLVAILNDLEPGDVLFIDEIHRMPMAVEEVLYSAMEDFYIDIMIGNGETSRSVHLDLPPFTLIGATTRAGMLSNPLRARFGITGHMEYYDVEDLTEIVERTADIFEMEIVHEAAQELARRSRGTPRIANRLLKRVRDYAQIMGDGIITKDITDKALTMLDVDHEGLDYIDQKILRTMIEVYNGGPVGLGTLSVNIAEERDTVEDMYEPYLIQKGFIMRTRTGRVATEKAYEHLGYPYSEK; from the coding sequence ATGAGCAGAATTTTAGATAATGATATTATGGGTGATGAGGAATTTGCGGAGCGCACGCTTCGTCCTCAGTTTTTTAAAGAATATATCGGACAAGATAAGGTTAAAAATCAGCTAAAAATCTTTATTGAGGCAGCAAAATTACGTGATGAGTCTTTAGACCATGTGCTATTGTTTGGACCTCCAGGTCTTGGTAAAACGACAATGGCATTTGTGATTGCTAATGAATTAGGGGTGAATTTAAAACAGACATCTGGACCTGCTATCGAAAAAGCTGGTGATTTGGTTGCTATCTTGAATGATTTGGAACCTGGTGATGTGCTTTTTATTGACGAAATTCATCGTATGCCAATGGCTGTGGAAGAAGTGCTTTATAGCGCCATGGAAGATTTTTATATTGACATCATGATTGGCAATGGCGAGACTAGTCGTAGTGTTCACTTGGATTTACCACCGTTTACCTTGATTGGTGCGACAACACGTGCTGGTATGCTTTCTAATCCTTTACGTGCTCGTTTTGGCATTACTGGGCATATGGAATACTATGACGTTGAAGATTTGACAGAAATTGTTGAACGCACGGCAGATATTTTTGAAATGGAAATTGTCCATGAAGCTGCCCAAGAATTGGCACGACGTAGTCGTGGAACACCTCGTATTGCTAATCGTCTCTTAAAACGTGTACGTGATTACGCCCAAATTATGGGAGATGGTATTATCACAAAAGATATTACCGATAAAGCATTGACGATGTTAGATGTTGACCATGAGGGGCTTGATTACATTGACCAGAAAATCTTGCGTACTATGATTGAGGTTTATAACGGTGGTCCTGTCGGTTTAGGAACGCTATCCGTTAATATCGCTGAAGAGCGTGATACTGTTGAGGATATGTATGAGCCGTATTTGATTCAAAAAGGCTTTATTATGCGCACCCGTACTGGTCGTGTGGCAACTGAAAAAGCTTATGAACATTTGGGCTATCCTTATTCGGAAAAATAA
- the nrdG gene encoding anaerobic ribonucleoside-triphosphate reductase activating protein, which translates to MEEKNWNTPEPGEWKSEELSQGRIIDYKAFNFVDGEGVRNSLYVSGCMFHCKGCYNAATWSFKAGMPYTQELEEQIMADLAQPYVQGLTLLGGEPFLNTGILLPLIKRVRRELPEKDIWSWTGYTWEEMMQETPDKLEMLSLIDILVDGRFDITKKNLMLQFRGSSNQRIIDVQKSLKAGEVVIWDKLNDGDQKFEQVSRDDLI; encoded by the coding sequence ATGGAAGAAAAAAATTGGAATACTCCCGAGCCTGGTGAATGGAAGTCAGAGGAATTAAGTCAAGGACGAATCATTGACTACAAAGCTTTTAACTTTGTTGACGGTGAGGGTGTGCGTAATTCTCTTTATGTTTCTGGGTGTATGTTTCACTGTAAAGGCTGTTACAATGCGGCAACGTGGTCTTTCAAGGCTGGTATGCCTTATACACAAGAGCTTGAAGAGCAAATCATGGCTGATTTGGCACAACCTTATGTTCAAGGGCTAACGCTTCTTGGTGGTGAACCATTTCTTAATACGGGGATTCTGTTGCCATTAATCAAGCGCGTGCGCCGTGAATTGCCTGAAAAGGATATTTGGTCTTGGACAGGTTATACGTGGGAAGAAATGATGCAAGAAACGCCAGATAAGCTAGAAATGCTTAGTTTAATCGATATTTTGGTTGACGGGCGTTTTGATATTACCAAGAAGAATTTAATGTTGCAATTCCGTGGCTCTTCTAATCAACGTATCATTGATGTGCAAAAGTCGTTGAAAGCTGGTGAAGTTGTCATCTGGGATAAATTAAATGACGGTGACCAAAAATTTGAACAAGTCAGCCGTGATGATTTGATTTAA
- a CDS encoding GNAT family N-acetyltransferase, with protein sequence MQLRRPELSDKAAVIDMMKEFEASQSAHDGGFWSVDNFVYEDWIERNQLSEMGIDVPSMFVPAIQFVSFDDNGRALGFLHLRLRLNDNLLNKGGHIGYSIRPSERHKGLAKEQLHLGLLEAKKKNIKQALVTCHTDNIASRKVILANGGVLEDVRESTERYWINLDEE encoded by the coding sequence ATGCAATTACGAAGACCTGAATTATCAGATAAAGCAGCTGTTATTGACATGATGAAAGAATTTGAGGCAAGTCAATCTGCTCATGACGGCGGTTTTTGGTCTGTGGATAACTTTGTTTATGAGGACTGGATTGAAAGAAATCAATTAAGTGAAATGGGTATTGATGTGCCGTCAATGTTTGTTCCAGCGATTCAATTTGTTTCCTTTGATGATAACGGAAGGGCTCTAGGATTTTTGCATTTACGTTTACGTCTAAATGATAATCTCTTAAATAAGGGGGGACATATTGGGTATTCGATTCGTCCGTCAGAGCGTCATAAGGGATTGGCTAAGGAACAGCTTCATCTAGGTTTACTAGAAGCTAAAAAGAAAAATATCAAGCAAGCTTTGGTGACTTGTCACACGGATAATATTGCTAGCCGAAAGGTGATTTTGGCAAATGGTGGTGTTTTAGAGGATGTCCGTGAGTCAACCGAGCGTTATTGGATAAATTTGGATGAAGAATAA
- the nrdD gene encoding anaerobic ribonucleoside-triphosphate reductase, whose protein sequence is MITLEKETIATQPAVKVIKRDGRSVNFDADKIYNALVKASNNVTKMSPVVEAKLEAISDNIIAEIFDRFKDNVKIYEIQNIVEHELLEANEYAIAQEYINYRTKRDFARSQATDINFTIDKLLNKDQTVVNENANKDSEVFNTQRDLTAGIVGKSIGLKMLPAHVANAHQKGDIHYHDLDYSPYTPMTNCCLIDFKGMLANGFKIGNAEVESPKSIQTATAQISQIIANVASSQYGGCTADRIDEFLAPYAELNYKKHLKDAQDWVAEDRREDYARTKTKKDIYDAMQSLEYEINTLFTSNGQTPFTSLGFGLGTNWFEREIQKAILEIRIKGLGSEHRTAIFPKLIFTLKSGLNLEVGTPNYDIKQLALECATKRMYPDVLSYDKIVELTGSFKAPMGCRSFLQGWKDENGVEVNSGRMNLGVVTVNLPRIAMESNGDINKFWEIFNERMGIAKDALVYRVERVKEATPANAPILYQYGAFGKRLGRYDNVDELFRHRRATVSLGYIGLYEVGTVFYGPEWETNPEAKEFTVDIIRKMKKLCTEWSDEFDYHFSIYSTPSESLTDRFCRLDTEKFGIVKDITDKEYYTNSFHYDVRKDPTPFEKLDFEKAYPEAGATGGFIHYCEYPVLQQNPKALEAVWDYAYSRVGYLGTNTPIDRCYSCGFEGDFTPTERGFVCPNCGNSDPKTVDVVKRTCGYLGNPQARPMVNGRHKEISARVKHMNGSTIKNPGDYSKHKA, encoded by the coding sequence ATGATTACATTAGAAAAAGAAACAATTGCGACTCAACCAGCTGTCAAAGTTATCAAACGTGATGGACGTTCTGTGAACTTTGATGCAGATAAAATTTATAACGCTTTGGTTAAAGCAAGTAATAATGTGACAAAAATGTCACCAGTTGTTGAAGCAAAATTGGAAGCTATTTCAGATAACATCATTGCTGAAATCTTTGATCGCTTCAAAGATAATGTCAAAATTTATGAAATTCAAAATATCGTTGAGCATGAGCTTTTAGAAGCAAATGAATATGCGATTGCACAAGAATATATTAATTATCGTACAAAACGTGATTTTGCGCGCTCTCAAGCGACAGACATCAACTTTACGATTGATAAACTATTGAACAAAGACCAAACTGTCGTCAATGAAAACGCTAACAAGGATAGTGAAGTTTTCAATACACAACGTGACTTGACTGCAGGTATTGTTGGTAAATCAATTGGTCTTAAAATGTTGCCAGCTCACGTTGCCAATGCTCACCAAAAAGGTGATATTCATTATCATGACCTTGATTACAGCCCATACACTCCAATGACAAACTGCTGTTTGATTGATTTCAAGGGTATGCTTGCAAATGGCTTCAAGATTGGTAATGCTGAGGTAGAAAGTCCAAAATCTATCCAAACTGCAACAGCGCAAATTTCACAAATCATTGCGAACGTTGCGTCAAGCCAATATGGTGGTTGTACAGCTGACCGTATCGATGAATTTTTGGCACCATATGCTGAACTTAACTATAAAAAACACCTTAAAGATGCTCAAGATTGGGTAGCAGAAGACCGTCGTGAAGATTATGCTCGTACAAAAACGAAAAAAGACATTTATGATGCTATGCAAAGTCTTGAATACGAAATCAATACGTTGTTTACATCAAACGGACAAACACCATTTACTTCTCTTGGATTTGGTCTAGGAACAAACTGGTTTGAACGTGAAATTCAAAAAGCGATTCTTGAAATCCGCATTAAAGGTCTTGGTAGTGAACACCGCACAGCTATTTTCCCTAAACTTATCTTCACTTTGAAGAGTGGTCTTAACCTTGAAGTGGGAACACCAAACTATGATATTAAACAATTAGCTTTGGAATGTGCGACAAAACGTATGTATCCAGACGTTCTTTCATACGATAAAATCGTTGAATTGACAGGTTCATTTAAAGCACCAATGGGATGCCGTTCATTCTTACAAGGTTGGAAAGATGAAAATGGTGTCGAAGTTAACTCAGGTCGTATGAACCTTGGTGTTGTGACTGTAAACCTTCCACGTATTGCTATGGAATCAAATGGCGACATCAATAAATTCTGGGAAATCTTCAACGAACGTATGGGCATTGCTAAAGATGCACTTGTTTACCGTGTAGAACGTGTCAAAGAAGCGACACCAGCAAATGCGCCAATTCTTTACCAATACGGTGCTTTTGGTAAACGTCTCGGCAGATATGATAATGTTGATGAACTTTTCCGTCATCGCCGTGCAACGGTTTCACTTGGTTATATCGGACTTTACGAAGTTGGTACAGTCTTTTATGGTCCAGAATGGGAAACAAACCCAGAAGCCAAAGAATTCACAGTTGATATCATTCGTAAGATGAAAAAATTGTGTACAGAATGGTCAGATGAATTTGATTATCATTTCTCAATCTATTCAACACCGTCTGAAAGCTTGACAGACCGCTTCTGCCGTCTTGATACGGAAAAATTCGGTATCGTTAAAGACATTACAGATAAAGAATACTATACAAACTCATTCCACTATGATGTTCGTAAGGATCCAACACCATTTGAAAAATTAGACTTTGAAAAAGCTTATCCAGAAGCTGGTGCAACAGGTGGCTTTATCCATTACTGTGAATACCCAGTTCTTCAACAAAATCCAAAAGCTCTAGAAGCTGTTTGGGATTATGCTTACAGCCGTGTTGGTTACCTTGGAACAAATACGCCAATTGACCGTTGCTATAGCTGTGGATTTGAAGGTGACTTTACACCAACTGAACGTGGTTTTGTTTGTCCAAACTGTGGTAACAGCGACCCTAAAACAGTAGATGTTGTTAAACGTACTTGTGGTTATCTTGGAAACCCACAAGCTCGTCCAATGGTAAATGGTCGTCACAAAGAAATTTCTGCTCGTGTAAAACACATGAACGGCTCAACAATTAAAAATCCTGGTGATTACAGCAAACATAAAGCTTAA
- a CDS encoding DUF2079 domain-containing protein: MNTSEQVNVDQSTAQSYSRSSRSARKVSENKSHQEASRRTKVPQPHKLYLLILSVVVSCLSVSMPVFTDMANSVQSQNLYIGLMFTKGQLPFTDMFATGGFLYYALIALAYYLGSTLWLVPIQIATFYLSGIYFYKLVNYFTSSQRVAVAFSGIFYLLNIALGFGGLYPIQFAMPFVMVSLWFLTKYFADIIKDEAFILYGFAGAAAILLEPRTLVFWGLSFLTIIVYNLTQKHFARGFYQLLCIIFGTILVFYTVGYFILNLQVLSSYISQAIVYQFTYFATSDSNFILTLLFQVVVALVSGILLGALTFGKIIKGASDKVSKWLIFLVFLGFLVIDLLSQSYHFYHLLTVLPFGLLLTAMALGERYQRSLTKTSHRRKKSSSDDKGIFGLYLSRHLYLPILLLIIGVGQPVVSYFLSSGTDSERSTIASYLKKQTSSDDTIYVWDTSSKIGIKSQLASSSQFTSPVVNTTKTSNEKTLEDELLQNLASYIIVNNDEKISDTIKNDISSNYEEVSISGVSGFTVYHKK; encoded by the coding sequence GTGAATACATCAGAACAAGTAAATGTAGATCAGAGTACTGCACAATCTTACAGCCGTTCAAGTCGTTCAGCTCGTAAGGTTAGTGAGAACAAAAGTCACCAAGAGGCGTCTAGAAGAACAAAAGTCCCACAACCTCATAAACTTTACCTTTTAATATTGAGTGTTGTTGTTAGTTGTTTGTCTGTATCAATGCCAGTCTTTACAGATATGGCAAATAGTGTGCAATCTCAAAACCTTTACATTGGTTTAATGTTTACTAAAGGACAACTTCCGTTTACAGATATGTTTGCGACAGGTGGTTTCCTTTATTATGCTTTGATTGCTTTGGCTTACTATCTTGGTTCTACGTTGTGGTTGGTGCCAATTCAAATTGCAACGTTCTACTTGTCAGGAATCTATTTCTATAAATTGGTTAATTACTTTACTAGCAGCCAACGTGTAGCAGTTGCTTTTAGTGGTATTTTTTACCTATTAAACATTGCTCTTGGTTTTGGTGGTCTGTACCCTATCCAATTTGCGATGCCATTTGTCATGGTATCTTTGTGGTTCCTAACAAAATATTTTGCGGATATTATCAAAGACGAAGCCTTTATCCTTTATGGATTTGCTGGCGCAGCAGCAATACTTTTAGAGCCACGTACTTTGGTGTTCTGGGGACTTTCTTTCCTAACCATTATCGTTTATAATTTAACACAAAAACATTTCGCTCGAGGATTTTATCAATTATTGTGTATCATTTTCGGGACAATTCTTGTCTTTTACACAGTTGGTTACTTTATCCTGAATTTGCAGGTGTTATCATCCTATATTTCTCAAGCAATTGTTTATCAATTTACGTATTTTGCGACAAGTGATAGTAATTTTATCTTGACATTGCTATTCCAAGTTGTTGTGGCTCTAGTTTCAGGGATTTTACTTGGTGCTCTTACTTTTGGAAAAATCATCAAGGGAGCTAGTGACAAGGTATCTAAATGGCTTATCTTCCTTGTTTTCTTAGGATTCTTAGTTATTGACCTTTTGTCACAAAGTTATCATTTCTATCATTTGTTAACAGTATTGCCTTTTGGTTTGTTGTTAACCGCAATGGCATTGGGTGAACGTTATCAACGCAGCTTGACGAAAACATCACATCGTCGTAAGAAATCATCTAGTGATGACAAAGGCATTTTTGGATTATATCTAAGTCGTCATCTTTATTTGCCGATTTTGTTGCTTATTATCGGTGTAGGACAACCTGTGGTTTCTTATTTCTTGTCATCTGGTACTGATAGTGAACGCTCGACTATTGCAAGCTATTTGAAAAAACAAACATCTAGTGATGATACGATTTACGTCTGGGATACGTCATCTAAGATTGGTATTAAGAGTCAATTAGCAAGTAGTTCACAATTTACATCACCTGTTGTGAATACAACTAAAACATCTAATGAAAAAACATTAGAAGATGAATTATTACAAAATCTAGCGTCGTATATTATTGTTAATAATGATGAAAAAATTTCTGATACGATAAAAAATGATATTTCTTCAAACTATGAAGAGGTCTCAATCAGCGGTGTATCAGGCTTTACCGTCTATCATAAAAAATAG
- a CDS encoding DUF1292 domain-containing protein, with product MAHNHNHDHNHDHEHEVITLVDEQGNETLFEILLTIDGREEFGKNYVLLVPAGAEEDEQGQIEIQAYSFTENEDGTEGDLQPIPEDSDAEWDMIEEVFNSFLDED from the coding sequence ATGGCACATAACCATAATCACGATCATAATCATGATCACGAACATGAAGTTATTACACTTGTAGATGAACAAGGTAATGAAACACTTTTTGAAATTCTTTTGACTATTGATGGTCGTGAAGAATTTGGTAAAAACTACGTTCTCTTGGTACCAGCGGGTGCTGAAGAAGATGAACAAGGACAAATTGAAATTCAAGCTTACTCATTTACTGAAAATGAAGATGGAACTGAAGGAGACCTTCAACCAATTCCTGAAGATTCAGATGCTGAGTGGGATATGATTGAAGAAGTTTTCAATAGCTTTTTAGATGAGGACTAA
- the ruvX gene encoding Holliday junction resolvase RuvX, whose translation MRIMGLDVGSKTVGVAISDPLGFTAQGVEIIRIDEEAGEFGFERLEELVKQYKVDKFVVGLPKNMNNTEGPRVEASKAYGDKINELFNIPVDYQDERLTTVQAERMLVEQADVSRGKRKKVIDKLAAQLILQNYLDRMF comes from the coding sequence ATGAGAATCATGGGACTAGACGTTGGCTCAAAGACAGTTGGCGTTGCTATCAGTGACCCGCTAGGCTTTACAGCACAGGGCGTAGAAATTATCAGAATTGATGAAGAAGCTGGCGAATTTGGTTTTGAACGACTTGAAGAGTTAGTTAAACAGTATAAGGTTGACAAGTTTGTTGTTGGTTTGCCTAAAAATATGAATAATACAGAAGGTCCTCGCGTGGAAGCTAGTAAGGCATACGGCGATAAAATCAACGAACTTTTCAATATTCCTGTTGATTATCAAGATGAACGTTTGACAACTGTTCAAGCAGAGCGAATGTTGGTTGAACAAGCTGATGTTAGCCGTGGAAAACGTAAGAAAGTTATTGATAAATTGGCTGCGCAGCTTATTTTGCAAAATTATTTAGATAGAATGTTTTAA
- a CDS encoding IreB family regulatory phosphoprotein: protein MGFTDETVRFNLDDSNKKEISETLTTVYRSLDEKGYNPINQIVGYVLSGDPAYVPRYNDARNQIRKYERDEIVEELVRYYLKGNGIDLK from the coding sequence ATGGGATTTACAGATGAAACTGTACGCTTTAATTTAGACGATAGCAACAAGAAAGAAATTAGTGAAACCTTAACAACTGTGTATCGTTCTCTCGATGAAAAAGGGTATAATCCAATCAATCAGATTGTTGGTTATGTCTTAAGTGGGGACCCTGCTTATGTTCCTCGTTACAATGATGCCAGAAATCAAATTCGTAAATACGAACGAGATGAAATTGTTGAAGAGCTTGTCCGCTACTATCTCAAAGGAAATGGAATTGACTTGAAATGA
- the spx gene encoding transcriptional regulator Spx — protein MIKIYTISSCTSCKKAKTWLNAHQLPYKEQNLGKEPLTREEILAILTKTENGIESIVSSKNRYAKALDCDIEDLSLSEVIDLIQENPRILKSPILIDDKRLQVGYKEDDIRAFLPRSIRNVENAEARLRAAL, from the coding sequence ATGATTAAAATTTACACAATTTCAAGTTGTACAAGCTGTAAGAAAGCCAAGACATGGCTAAACGCTCATCAGCTCCCTTATAAAGAACAGAATTTAGGAAAAGAACCACTAACACGAGAAGAAATCTTAGCGATATTAACTAAAACAGAAAACGGGATTGAAAGTATCGTTTCATCTAAAAACCGTTACGCAAAAGCACTTGATTGCGATATTGAGGATTTAAGTCTGAGCGAGGTTATTGACCTTATTCAAGAAAATCCGCGTATTTTGAAGAGCCCAATTTTGATTGATGATAAACGCCTTCAAGTAGGGTACAAAGAAGATGATATTCGTGCTTTCTTGCCACGTTCCATTCGTAATGTGGAAAATGCAGAAGCTCGCCTTCGTGCAGCGCTGTAA
- the recA gene encoding recombinase RecA, with protein sequence MAKKTKKTEAITKKFGDERKKALDDALKLIEKDFGKGAVMRLGERAEQKVQVMSSGSLALDIALGAGGYPKGRIIEIYGPESSGKTTVALHAVAQAQKEGGIAAFIDAEHALDPAYAAALGVNIDELLLSQPDSGEQGLEIAGKLIDSGAVDLVVVDSVAALVPRAEIDGDIGDNHVGLQARMMSQAMRKLSASINKTKTIAIFINQLREKVGVMFGNPETTPGGRALKFYASVRLDVRGNTQIKGSGDQKDSNIGKETKIKVVKNKVAPPFKTAEVEIMYGEGISRTGELVKIASDLDIIKKAGAWFSYNGEKIGQGSENAKKYLAEHPEVFDEIDHKVRVHYGLVEETEDEKAADVVEESAATNDNVDEVVLDLDDAIEIEE encoded by the coding sequence TTGGCTAAAAAGACAAAGAAAACAGAAGCTATCACTAAAAAATTTGGTGATGAGCGTAAAAAGGCACTTGATGATGCCTTGAAATTAATTGAAAAAGATTTCGGTAAGGGAGCTGTTATGCGCCTTGGTGAACGTGCTGAACAAAAAGTTCAAGTCATGAGTTCAGGTAGCTTGGCTCTTGATATTGCTTTGGGTGCAGGTGGCTACCCTAAAGGGCGCATCATTGAAATTTATGGACCTGAAAGTTCTGGTAAGACAACTGTTGCGCTTCATGCGGTAGCACAAGCTCAAAAAGAAGGTGGAATTGCTGCCTTTATTGATGCCGAACACGCACTTGACCCAGCTTATGCTGCGGCTCTTGGTGTTAACATTGATGAGCTTCTCTTGTCACAACCTGACTCTGGGGAACAAGGTCTTGAAATTGCAGGAAAATTGATTGACTCAGGTGCTGTTGACCTCGTCGTTGTCGATTCTGTTGCTGCCCTTGTACCTCGTGCCGAAATCGATGGTGACATTGGTGATAATCACGTTGGTTTGCAAGCTCGTATGATGAGTCAAGCAATGCGTAAATTGTCAGCTTCAATCAACAAAACAAAAACAATTGCGATTTTCATCAACCAGTTGCGTGAAAAAGTTGGTGTGATGTTTGGTAACCCAGAAACAACACCTGGTGGACGCGCGCTTAAGTTCTATGCGTCAGTTCGTCTTGATGTCCGTGGTAACACACAAATCAAAGGTTCTGGTGACCAAAAAGATAGCAATATCGGTAAAGAAACTAAAATCAAAGTGGTTAAAAACAAAGTTGCGCCACCATTTAAAACAGCTGAAGTTGAAATTATGTACGGTGAAGGAATTTCACGTACGGGTGAGCTTGTTAAGATTGCTAGCGACCTAGACATCATCAAAAAAGCAGGTGCTTGGTTCTCGTATAACGGTGAGAAAATCGGACAAGGTTCTGAAAATGCGAAGAAATACTTGGCAGAACACCCAGAAGTCTTTGATGAAATCGACCACAAAGTACGTGTTCACTACGGTCTTGTAGAAGAAACCGAAGATGAGAAAGCAGCAGATGTTGTTGAAGAATCAGCAGCAACTAATGATAATGTTGACGAAGTTGTTCTTGATTTAGATGATGCTATCGAAATCGAAGAATAA
- a CDS encoding competence/damage-inducible protein A — MKAEIIAVGTEILTGQITNTNAQFLSEEFAKLGIDVFFQTAVGDNEERLLSVIDLASKRSELVVLCGGLGPTEDDLTKQTLAKYLGRDLVFDEQANKRLDEFFATRPQFARTANNERQAQLIEGSIPLQNSTGLAVGGVLEVNDVTYVVLPGPPSELKPMVLDSLVPLLSGNHKQLYSRVLRFFGIGESQLVTVLTDLIDNQTDPTIAPYAKTGEVTLRLSTKADDVASAKAKLDALEHKILAKKTLNSIPLEQLLYGYGDDNSMARVVFDLLKEKHKTITAAESLTAGLFQSSIADFSGSSAVFNGGFVTYSIEEKSKMLHIPLEDLQEHGVVSHFTAEKMAEQSRLLTNADFGIGLTGVAGPDSLEGHPAGTVFIGIATREKVHSIRVVIGGRSRSDVRYIATLYAFNLVRQALLQG, encoded by the coding sequence ATGAAAGCTGAAATCATTGCTGTGGGAACAGAAATTCTAACAGGACAAATCACAAATACAAATGCTCAATTTTTATCGGAAGAATTTGCCAAGTTAGGAATTGATGTGTTCTTTCAAACAGCTGTTGGTGATAATGAAGAACGTCTTTTATCAGTTATTGATTTAGCAAGCAAGCGAAGTGAATTAGTTGTCTTATGTGGAGGGCTTGGTCCGACAGAAGATGATTTAACAAAACAAACGTTAGCAAAATATTTGGGACGCGATTTAGTCTTTGATGAACAAGCTAACAAGCGTTTGGACGAATTTTTTGCGACACGTCCGCAGTTTGCTAGAACGGCTAATAACGAACGTCAAGCACAGCTGATTGAAGGGTCAATACCGTTGCAAAATAGCACTGGTTTGGCTGTTGGTGGCGTGCTAGAAGTAAATGACGTGACCTACGTTGTTCTCCCTGGACCGCCGAGTGAATTAAAACCAATGGTATTGGATTCTCTAGTACCTTTATTGTCTGGAAACCATAAGCAGCTTTATTCACGTGTGTTGCGTTTCTTTGGGATTGGTGAAAGCCAGTTAGTGACCGTTTTGACAGATTTGATTGATAATCAAACAGACCCAACGATTGCTCCGTATGCGAAAACAGGTGAGGTGACCCTTCGTTTATCAACCAAGGCAGATGATGTGGCGTCAGCAAAAGCGAAATTGGATGCTCTAGAGCATAAAATTCTAGCCAAAAAAACATTAAATAGTATTCCTCTTGAACAGTTACTTTATGGCTATGGTGATGATAACAGTATGGCGCGTGTTGTTTTTGATTTGTTGAAAGAAAAGCACAAAACTATTACAGCGGCAGAAAGTTTGACCGCAGGGCTATTCCAATCTAGTATCGCTGATTTTTCAGGGTCATCTGCAGTATTTAATGGCGGATTTGTGACGTATAGTATAGAAGAAAAATCAAAAATGCTTCACATTCCTCTTGAAGATTTGCAAGAACATGGTGTGGTAAGTCACTTTACAGCTGAAAAAATGGCAGAGCAATCACGTTTATTGACAAATGCTGATTTTGGTATCGGTTTGACAGGTGTTGCAGGACCAGATAGCTTAGAAGGACACCCAGCAGGAACAGTTTTCATTGGTATTGCTACTAGAGAAAAAGTTCATTCTATTCGTGTTGTTATAGGTGGGCGAAGCCGTTCAGACGTCCGTTATATTGCTACTTTATATGCTTTCAACTTAGTACGTCAAGCTTTATTACAAGGCTAA